One window from the genome of Streptomyces sp. NBC_00708 encodes:
- a CDS encoding PhzF family phenazine biosynthesis isomerase — translation MPRVLYQVDAFTSTPFRGNPAGVVLCADGLTGAQMLSVARELNNSETAFVLPPDGDDHDVRVRFFTPTTEVPTCGHATVAAHYARAVEYSLPSGSWVQKSGTGLLQRVRVLREGDRVRIGMEQGEAVFGTELDGDRRDRLLRALGASPDDLTGDGPVQIVSTGHSKALVELRDRTTVDTLRPDPAALTALSRAFGTNGFFVFTRATGDPRRLTWSRMFAPAIGIAEDPVTGNGHGPLGAYLVRHGLVPTVNGRLTFTGRQGWAMGRPGDVDVRVDTGIDDELRVAITGEAATAFRADLRI, via the coding sequence ATGCCGAGAGTTCTCTATCAGGTCGATGCCTTCACCTCCACCCCCTTCCGGGGCAACCCCGCCGGCGTGGTCCTGTGCGCCGATGGACTGACGGGCGCACAGATGCTGTCCGTCGCGCGGGAGTTGAACAACTCGGAGACCGCCTTCGTGCTGCCGCCGGACGGGGACGACCACGATGTGCGGGTGCGGTTCTTCACCCCCACCACGGAGGTTCCCACCTGCGGGCACGCCACGGTGGCGGCACACTACGCACGGGCCGTCGAGTACAGCCTGCCGTCGGGATCATGGGTGCAGAAGTCCGGTACGGGGCTGCTGCAGAGGGTGCGGGTCCTTCGTGAGGGCGACCGGGTACGGATCGGGATGGAGCAGGGCGAGGCGGTCTTCGGCACCGAACTCGACGGCGACCGAAGGGACCGGTTGCTGAGAGCCCTGGGTGCGAGCCCCGACGACCTGACCGGCGACGGGCCCGTGCAGATCGTGTCGACCGGTCACTCCAAGGCGCTCGTCGAACTGCGTGACCGTACCACCGTCGACACCCTGCGCCCGGATCCCGCCGCACTGACCGCGCTGAGCCGCGCATTCGGGACCAACGGCTTCTTCGTCTTCACACGAGCCACCGGCGACCCGCGCCGGCTCACCTGGTCTCGTATGTTCGCCCCGGCCATCGGCATCGCCGAGGACCCCGTCACCGGCAACGGGCACGGCCCGCTCGGCGCCTATCTGGTGCGGCACGGCCTCGTCCCCACCGTGAACGGCCGGCTCACGTTCACCGGCCGGCAGGGCTGGGCCATGGGCAGGCCCGGTGACGTGGACGTCCGCGTCGACACGGGGATCGACGACGAACTGCGCGTCGCCATCACAGGTGAGGCGGCGACAGCCTTCAGGGCGGACCTGCGCATCTGA
- a CDS encoding DMT family transporter, with protein sequence MRERTRETYGRDDVQGGMNGNWTGVRIGALALLWGSTFLWIELALEALTPVQVTLSRCVIGAVTLLVACRCAGHRLPRGRSIWGRIAVAAFFCNALPFAMFSVGQRSIDSGVAGVLNATTPLWAVLIGVVTGTERGLRPLRLGGLLTGYAGVVLILAPWKAAESGGWGIAAVALAAASYAIGFAYMGRHLVGTGIPTVSLSAAQLVVATVLTAVTVPFGGLKPVDVSAKTLIVVLVLGVVATAATFHLTYRNIAAEGATNTATLGYLLPVVSVALGVVVLGEDFNVRLGLGMAVVLVGVAVTRSRRGERPLEVEERQPTTQG encoded by the coding sequence GTGCGCGAACGTACGAGGGAAACCTATGGACGCGACGATGTGCAGGGCGGCATGAACGGAAACTGGACTGGGGTACGGATCGGGGCTCTCGCTCTGCTCTGGGGATCGACCTTCCTCTGGATCGAGCTGGCTCTCGAGGCGTTGACACCGGTACAAGTGACCCTCAGCCGCTGCGTGATCGGGGCTGTCACCCTGCTGGTCGCGTGCCGGTGCGCGGGCCATCGGCTGCCCCGCGGCCGGAGCATCTGGGGCCGTATCGCCGTGGCCGCCTTCTTCTGCAACGCTCTGCCCTTCGCGATGTTCAGCGTCGGCCAGCGGAGTATCGACTCGGGTGTCGCCGGGGTGCTCAACGCGACGACGCCGCTGTGGGCCGTTCTGATCGGTGTCGTCACCGGCACGGAGCGAGGGCTCCGGCCGCTCCGGCTGGGCGGACTGCTGACCGGGTATGCCGGAGTCGTGCTGATCCTGGCGCCGTGGAAGGCCGCGGAGTCGGGCGGGTGGGGCATCGCGGCCGTCGCCCTGGCGGCGGCGAGCTACGCGATCGGTTTCGCGTACATGGGGCGCCACCTCGTCGGCACCGGTATCCCCACCGTCTCGCTCTCCGCGGCGCAACTGGTCGTGGCGACTGTCCTGACGGCGGTGACTGTGCCGTTCGGCGGTCTGAAGCCCGTCGACGTCAGCGCGAAGACACTGATCGTCGTGCTGGTTCTCGGTGTTGTCGCCACGGCGGCCACCTTCCATCTGACCTACCGGAACATCGCTGCCGAAGGGGCCACGAACACCGCGACGCTGGGATACCTGCTGCCGGTGGTTTCGGTGGCCCTCGGCGTCGTCGTGCTCGGTGAGGACTTCAACGTGCGGCTGGGCCTTGGGATGGCGGTGGTGCTCGTCGGCGTCGCCGTCACCCGCTCACGGCGCGGAGAGAGGCCTCTCGAGGTGGAAGAACGACAGCCGACCACCCAGGGCTGA
- a CDS encoding SDR family NAD(P)-dependent oxidoreductase, translated as MAGALVIGAGPGIGQAVARRFAREGLPVALIARTKETATAAAESVAALGVRTLPLVADAADETALRDTLDAAAGELGDPDIVVYNAAAIRPDAIGELSHRDHVDAYAVNVLGALTAAAHTLPGMARRGRGTFVVTGGMPDMKPQYVSLSLGKAGVRALVELLDAEYGPSGVHVATVTVGGPVAPGTAHDPDDIADHYWRLHTQPRERWQREVLH; from the coding sequence ATGGCAGGAGCGTTGGTCATCGGTGCGGGGCCCGGGATCGGGCAGGCGGTGGCCCGGCGGTTCGCCCGGGAAGGCCTGCCGGTCGCCCTGATCGCGCGAACGAAGGAAACGGCGACCGCGGCGGCCGAATCCGTTGCCGCCCTGGGTGTACGGACGCTCCCGCTCGTCGCCGACGCGGCCGACGAGACCGCGTTGCGCGATACTCTGGACGCTGCCGCAGGTGAGCTCGGTGACCCCGACATCGTGGTCTACAACGCGGCAGCCATTCGGCCCGACGCCATCGGCGAACTCTCGCACCGCGACCACGTGGACGCATACGCCGTCAACGTCCTCGGCGCCCTCACCGCCGCCGCGCACACTCTGCCCGGGATGGCACGGCGCGGGCGGGGCACCTTCGTCGTCACCGGTGGCATGCCCGACATGAAGCCGCAGTATGTGAGCCTGTCGTTGGGCAAGGCCGGGGTGAGAGCCCTGGTCGAACTCCTCGACGCGGAGTACGGGCCGTCGGGCGTGCACGTCGCCACCGTCACCGTCGGCGGGCCCGTCGCGCCGGGAACCGCCCACGACCCCGATGACATCGCCGATCACTACTGGCGTCTGCACACACAGCCGCGCGAGCGGTGGCAACGCGAAGTCCTCCACTGA
- a CDS encoding nitroreductase family protein, which translates to MRDSQDTPGGIHPLLAGRFSPYRFDPSVSVDDHALGLLLEAARWAPSAGNSQPWGFFPGRPGEPDHDRLLSHLAPSSARWAADAGLLVVTLTRRHVDATPLLYSEFADYDLGQAVAHMTVQAQALGLATHQFRAFDLEGLTKELDPNPGWVIVSMVAVGKAAEEPQEGRHRRSAADLRSAPWAPAEN; encoded by the coding sequence ATGCGCGATTCCCAGGACACGCCCGGTGGCATACACCCGTTGCTCGCAGGGCGTTTCAGCCCCTACCGATTCGACCCGTCGGTGAGTGTGGACGACCATGCCCTCGGGCTGCTGCTGGAAGCCGCGCGGTGGGCGCCGTCGGCGGGGAACTCCCAGCCCTGGGGCTTCTTCCCGGGCAGGCCCGGTGAACCGGACCACGACCGGCTGCTCTCCCACCTCGCACCGAGCTCGGCCCGCTGGGCGGCGGACGCCGGCCTCCTCGTCGTCACGCTGACGCGCCGGCACGTCGACGCCACGCCACTGCTCTACTCCGAGTTCGCGGACTACGACCTCGGCCAGGCCGTCGCCCACATGACCGTGCAGGCCCAGGCCCTGGGGTTGGCCACGCACCAATTCCGGGCCTTCGACCTGGAAGGTCTCACCAAGGAGCTCGACCCGAACCCGGGCTGGGTGATCGTCTCCATGGTCGCGGTGGGCAAGGCGGCGGAGGAACCGCAGGAGGGACGCCACCGACGCAGCGCCGCGGACCTGCGCTCCGCTCCCTGGGCACCGGCGGAGAATTAG
- a CDS encoding LysR family transcriptional regulator, with protein MLDVRRMQILRSVVTSGSVTAAAAHLGYTPSAISQQMTALEKQVGLPLLERVGRGVQPTAAGLILTDYAARIGQQVAEAETALSDLRAGRTGHISLRYFATAGAELVAPAVASLRRKHPRVRIDLGVLEADDPLQEVIRHQADLAIVVQPRNSRREGVQLVRLVDDPYLVVLPKDHRLARKERLDLADLADEPWVGSESSDGTCLDIIMTACSAAGFTPDFVVQSEDYATAQGFVAARLGVALIPRLGLANRHHGVTIREVHNPQPIRSIQAAIRDVSLDQVVVRSMLSALREAASVHRVERPAGEDAPLL; from the coding sequence ATGTTGGACGTGCGGCGTATGCAAATCCTCAGGTCTGTCGTCACCAGTGGCTCTGTCACTGCTGCGGCCGCCCACTTGGGGTACACCCCTTCGGCCATCAGCCAGCAGATGACGGCCCTGGAGAAGCAGGTCGGCCTCCCTCTGCTGGAACGGGTCGGCCGGGGAGTCCAGCCGACGGCCGCCGGGCTCATCCTGACCGACTACGCGGCCCGCATCGGTCAACAGGTCGCCGAAGCGGAGACAGCGCTCTCCGACCTGCGGGCGGGGCGTACCGGGCACATCTCCCTGCGGTACTTCGCGACCGCCGGAGCGGAATTGGTGGCACCGGCCGTGGCATCGCTACGGCGTAAACATCCCCGCGTACGCATCGATCTGGGCGTTCTCGAAGCAGATGATCCCCTGCAGGAGGTCATCAGGCATCAAGCAGACCTGGCCATCGTGGTGCAGCCCCGGAACAGCCGTCGTGAGGGAGTGCAGTTGGTGCGTCTGGTCGACGACCCGTATCTCGTCGTGCTGCCCAAGGACCACCGGCTGGCCCGGAAGGAGCGGCTCGACCTTGCCGATCTGGCGGACGAGCCCTGGGTGGGAAGCGAGTCCTCGGACGGTACGTGCCTCGACATCATCATGACCGCGTGTTCCGCGGCGGGCTTCACTCCTGACTTCGTGGTGCAGAGCGAGGACTACGCAACCGCCCAGGGGTTTGTCGCCGCTCGGCTCGGGGTGGCGCTCATTCCGCGGTTGGGGCTGGCCAATCGCCACCACGGCGTCACCATCCGGGAGGTGCACAATCCGCAACCGATCAGGTCGATCCAGGCCGCCATACGCGATGTCTCCCTCGACCAGGTCGTCGTACGCAGCATGCTGAGCGCTCTCAGGGAAGCCGCTTCGGTTCACCGTGTTGAACGGCCGGCGGGCGAAGACGCTCCCCTGCTGTAG
- a CDS encoding aldo/keto reductase gives MRYRTIGQNPDTRRKVSVLSLGAMRFGTTTDEATSYAILDRYVEAGGTFIDTANNYAFWVNGTQGGESEQLLGRWRRSRGVGDEITIATKLGGRPNHPTSTFTKDVESLTAKTIRESAERSRDNLGTEKLDLLYAHIEDSRVPLQETVDGFAAVVADGTVGLLGASNHRVWRLERARSLAAAAGLPGYEVLQYHHSYLRHRTDEPTLRSPDGDLGVTSGDHLSYLREDPSLCLVAYSPLLNGSYGRTDKPLDPGYQNAGTANRLAALAEIAAETGATQNQVVLAWLIGGEIPVVPLVGASSVAQLEESLAAVDLDLTQDQRAKLDASH, from the coding sequence ATGCGCTACCGCACCATCGGTCAGAATCCGGACACCCGCCGCAAGGTGAGCGTCCTGAGCCTCGGCGCCATGCGGTTCGGCACCACCACCGACGAGGCGACCTCGTACGCGATCCTCGACCGGTACGTCGAAGCCGGTGGCACCTTCATCGACACCGCCAACAACTACGCGTTCTGGGTCAACGGCACCCAGGGCGGTGAGAGCGAGCAGCTTCTGGGACGCTGGCGGCGCAGCCGGGGCGTGGGCGACGAGATCACGATCGCCACTAAGCTCGGCGGCCGCCCCAACCACCCCACTTCAACCTTCACGAAGGACGTCGAGAGCCTCACCGCGAAGACGATCCGCGAGTCGGCCGAGCGCAGCCGGGACAACCTCGGCACGGAGAAGCTGGACCTGCTGTACGCGCACATCGAGGATTCCCGTGTTCCCCTGCAGGAGACGGTGGACGGTTTCGCCGCCGTCGTCGCCGACGGCACGGTGGGTCTGCTGGGCGCGAGCAACCATCGTGTCTGGCGCCTGGAGCGCGCCCGGTCCCTGGCGGCAGCCGCCGGCCTGCCCGGCTACGAGGTTCTGCAGTACCACCACAGCTACCTGCGCCACCGCACGGACGAGCCCACACTCCGCTCTCCCGACGGGGACCTGGGGGTCACCTCCGGCGACCACCTCAGCTACCTCCGCGAGGATCCCTCTCTCTGCCTGGTCGCTTACTCCCCACTGTTGAACGGCAGTTACGGCCGTACGGACAAGCCTCTGGATCCCGGCTACCAGAACGCGGGAACGGCGAACCGCCTCGCTGCCCTGGCCGAGATCGCGGCGGAGACGGGAGCCACGCAGAACCAGGTCGTCCTCGCCTGGCTGATCGGTGGCGAGATCCCGGTTGTCCCCCTGGTGGGCGCGTCCTCGGTGGCTCAGCTGGAGGAGAGCCTGGCGGCGGTGGACCTCGACCTCACGCAGGACCAGCGGGCGAAGCTGGACGCCTCGCATTAG
- a CDS encoding peptidylprolyl isomerase: protein MTALAALALVVSGGGVTASASDAPPRTTHGPCQYSQTPDEPAARPVPLPPDQRHTPSHGTVDMAVPTSRGPLPLRLDRAKAPCTVQSFLHLARHRFYDRTVCHRLTAYPTLKVLQCGDPTGTGEGGPGYAYKDELPVDLPPAPSDPTGARRLYGRGLLAMANAGPNTNGSQFFVVYGDSVLRPDYTVFGTVGTAGLKTLDKIAAGGIEPTAQDPAPVDGTPVLRTELRNVRPSCRPS from the coding sequence ATGACCGCGTTGGCGGCATTGGCGTTGGTCGTGTCCGGGGGCGGCGTCACCGCGTCCGCTTCCGATGCTCCGCCGCGAACCACGCACGGTCCTTGCCAGTACTCCCAGACACCGGACGAGCCGGCGGCGCGGCCGGTTCCCCTGCCGCCCGACCAGCGGCACACCCCCAGTCACGGCACGGTCGATATGGCTGTCCCGACCAGCCGGGGCCCGCTTCCCCTGCGTCTGGACCGGGCGAAGGCGCCATGCACGGTCCAGAGCTTCCTGCACCTGGCGCGGCACCGGTTCTACGACCGTACGGTGTGTCATCGGCTGACGGCATATCCGACGCTGAAGGTCCTGCAGTGCGGCGACCCGACCGGCACCGGCGAGGGTGGACCGGGGTACGCGTACAAGGACGAGCTGCCTGTGGACCTGCCGCCGGCTCCGAGTGATCCGACCGGCGCCCGTCGCCTTTACGGGCGCGGCTTGCTGGCGATGGCCAATGCCGGGCCGAACACGAACGGTTCGCAGTTCTTCGTCGTCTACGGTGACTCCGTGCTGCGGCCGGATTACACGGTGTTCGGCACGGTCGGCACCGCCGGCCTGAAGACGCTCGACAAGATCGCTGCCGGCGGAATCGAGCCGACCGCGCAGGATCCGGCGCCTGTCGACGGCACGCCCGTACTGAGGACCGAACTGCGCAACGTCCGGCCTTCCTGCCGGCCCTCATGA
- a CDS encoding NPCBM/NEW2 domain-containing protein produces MTATTTVTASPAEIPEDAETRSPSGQASPSANDVLLADLTPLGIAPDQVFSVQDVTMGAKPYPGAMVITYLCQSGLEYSINEKYKTLTFTAGLDDDGVAVSGRLSVIGDGKLRKHVRMQINRPQTVTIDVSGVVKLAIVPEFDNGQTCDVDGVVAAVADGVLKP; encoded by the coding sequence GTGACCGCCACCACCACCGTCACCGCGTCGCCCGCCGAGATACCGGAGGACGCCGAAACGCGCTCGCCGTCCGGTCAAGCGTCGCCATCGGCCAACGACGTACTCCTGGCCGACCTCACCCCGCTCGGGATCGCCCCCGACCAGGTCTTCTCGGTCCAGGACGTGACCATGGGCGCCAAGCCCTATCCCGGCGCCATGGTCATCACCTATCTCTGCCAGTCGGGGCTCGAGTACAGCATCAATGAGAAGTACAAGACGTTGACCTTCACCGCGGGCTTGGACGACGACGGTGTCGCGGTGTCCGGCCGGCTGTCGGTCATCGGTGACGGCAAGCTCCGCAAGCACGTCAGGATGCAGATCAACCGCCCCCAGACCGTGACGATCGATGTCTCCGGCGTCGTCAAGCTCGCCATCGTTCCTGAATTCGACAACGGACAAACTTGCGACGTGGACGGCGTGGTCGCTGCCGTGGCCGACGGGGTCCTGAAGCCTTGA